In Xiphophorus maculatus strain JP 163 A chromosome 18, X_maculatus-5.0-male, whole genome shotgun sequence, a single genomic region encodes these proteins:
- the med29 gene encoding mediator of RNA polymerase II transcription subunit 29, which produces MASQQQQAVGQISQAGLQQTASMHQQQQQQQQQQQQLSQQQDFDPVHRFKMLIPQLKESLQNLMKVAALNLAHNTSIDNGVKSSDTSVQRFDKSLEEFYALCDQVELCLRLAYECLSQSIDSAKHSPNLVPTATKPDTVQTESMSYAQYLSMIKSQISCAKDIHNALLECAKKIAGKGQPQGIM; this is translated from the exons ATGGCGTCCCAGCAGCAGCAAGCTGTTGGTCAAATTTCTCAAGCCGGTTTACAACAAACTGCATCAATGcatcagcaacaacaacaacaacagcagcagcagcaacagctcAGTCAACAGCAAGACTTTGATCCAGTTCATCGATTTAAGATGCTTATTCCGCAGCTGAAGGAGAGTTTACAG aaTCTAATGAAGGTTGCAGCATTGAATTTGGCTCACAACACTTCAATTGACAACGGCGT TAAAAGCAGCGACACTTCTGTCCAGCGTTTTGATAAAAGCTTAGAGGAGTTTTACGCCCTCTGTGATCAAGTGGAACTGTGTTTG CGCCTGGCATACGAGTGCCTCTCTCAGAGCATCGACAGCGCCAAGCATTCCCCCAATTTGGTCCCTACGGCCACAAAGCCGGACACGGTGCAGACGGAGTCCATGTCCTACGCTCAGTACCTCAGCATGATCAAGTCTCAGATCTCCTGTGCCAAAGATATCCACAATGCTTTGCTGGAGTGCGCTAAGAAGATCGCGGGAAAAGGACAGCCTCAAGGCATCATGTAG
- the mlf1 gene encoding myeloid leukemia factor 1 isoform X2, whose protein sequence is MYNNMLEDFDEDPFFSDSFRAHREHMRQMMRSFSEPFGFPFSTSITDGRNRGRDMAEHPRPPFDRRNERRDMMQNHFSMFDNVMSNMRKSMEEMNRDFDVSPDANAHSYRSSSVMSYSKVGDEPPKVFQATTSTRCAPGGIKETRQAFKDSDSGLEKMKIGHQIKDRRHVVEKRHNKQTGEEEIKQDFVNMDESEANSFDDEWQRKVSRLLSPDPMPGPTQRQLGSPEHPRRGHRKKKAGHKGSGNTNEYKY, encoded by the exons ATGTACAACAACATGCTGGAGGATTTCGATGAGGACCCATTCTTTTC GGATTCATTCCGTGCTCATAGAGAGCACATGAGGCAGATGATGCGCAGTTTCTCCGAACCATTTGGTTTCCCCTTTAGCACAAGCATCACAGATGGGAGAAACCGTGGCCGCGACATGGCCGAACATCCAAGGCCCCCTTTTGATCGAAGAAACGAGCGTCGG GACATGATGCAGAACCATTTCAGCATGTTTGACAACGTGATGTCCAACATGAGAAAAAGCATGGAAGAAATGAACAGAGACTTT GACGTGTCACCAGATGCAAATGCCCACTCATACAGGTCATCATCGGTAATGTCATATTCAAAAGTTGGAGATGAGCCTCCAAAGGTGTTCCAGGCAACTACGTCGACTCGCTGTGCCCCAGGAGGA ATAAAGGAGACACGCCAAGCTTTTAAAGACTCCGACAGCGGTCTGGAGAAGATGAAAATTGGACACCAAATCAAGGACAGACGGCATGTTGTTGAGAAGAGACATAACAAGCAAACTGGAGAGGAAGAGATTAAACAGGATTTCGTGAATATGGATGAAT CTGAAGCAAATTCTTTTGATGATGAATGGCAGCGGAAGGTATCCAGGCTTCTGTCACCAGACCCCATGCCTGGCCCAACACAACGTCAGCTTGGTAGTCCTGAGCATCCCCGTAG aggtcatcGAAAGAAAAAGGCTGGGCATAAAGGCTCAGGCAACACCAACGAGTACAAATATTGA
- the mlf1 gene encoding myeloid leukemia factor 1 isoform X1, producing MYNNMLEDFDEDPFFSDSFRAHREHMRQMMRSFSEPFGFPFSTSITDGRNRGRDMAEHPRPPFDRRNERRDMSRSLLPFGSTGSTDMMQNHFSMFDNVMSNMRKSMEEMNRDFDVSPDANAHSYRSSSVMSYSKVGDEPPKVFQATTSTRCAPGGIKETRQAFKDSDSGLEKMKIGHQIKDRRHVVEKRHNKQTGEEEIKQDFVNMDESEANSFDDEWQRKVSRLLSPDPMPGPTQRQLGSPEHPRRGHRKKKAGHKGSGNTNEYKY from the exons ATGTACAACAACATGCTGGAGGATTTCGATGAGGACCCATTCTTTTC GGATTCATTCCGTGCTCATAGAGAGCACATGAGGCAGATGATGCGCAGTTTCTCCGAACCATTTGGTTTCCCCTTTAGCACAAGCATCACAGATGGGAGAAACCGTGGCCGCGACATGGCCGAACATCCAAGGCCCCCTTTTGATCGAAGAAACGAGCGTCGG GATATGAGCCGGTCATTGTTGCCTTTTGGCAGCACTGGCAGCACG GACATGATGCAGAACCATTTCAGCATGTTTGACAACGTGATGTCCAACATGAGAAAAAGCATGGAAGAAATGAACAGAGACTTT GACGTGTCACCAGATGCAAATGCCCACTCATACAGGTCATCATCGGTAATGTCATATTCAAAAGTTGGAGATGAGCCTCCAAAGGTGTTCCAGGCAACTACGTCGACTCGCTGTGCCCCAGGAGGA ATAAAGGAGACACGCCAAGCTTTTAAAGACTCCGACAGCGGTCTGGAGAAGATGAAAATTGGACACCAAATCAAGGACAGACGGCATGTTGTTGAGAAGAGACATAACAAGCAAACTGGAGAGGAAGAGATTAAACAGGATTTCGTGAATATGGATGAAT CTGAAGCAAATTCTTTTGATGATGAATGGCAGCGGAAGGTATCCAGGCTTCTGTCACCAGACCCCATGCCTGGCCCAACACAACGTCAGCTTGGTAGTCCTGAGCATCCCCGTAG aggtcatcGAAAGAAAAAGGCTGGGCATAAAGGCTCAGGCAACACCAACGAGTACAAATATTGA